One window from the genome of Desulforamulus ruminis DSM 2154 encodes:
- a CDS encoding Ku protein, which produces MRSLWKGAVSFGLVYVPVKMYAATEKKNVKFNYLHEKCKTPVQYRRYCPYCDAEVEMEELVKGYEYEKGQYVVIREEDFENLPGENTRSINIVDFVDLTEIDPLYFDKGYYLAPGDGGQRVYELLKKSMEETGKVALAKVVIRNKESLAALRVAEGVITMSTMFYPDEVRKTTAIPELHYQVSIHDNELKMAIDLINNLAAPFHPEKYTDEYREQLMQVIQAKVAGEGVELPPAKESEKVVDLMSALKASIDLAKQERDGQKKKGQRTKKKAAGI; this is translated from the coding sequence ATGAGATCCCTCTGGAAAGGGGCCGTCAGCTTTGGTCTGGTATATGTCCCCGTAAAAATGTACGCTGCCACTGAAAAGAAAAATGTTAAATTTAATTACCTGCATGAAAAATGCAAAACTCCCGTACAATACCGGCGTTATTGTCCCTACTGCGATGCGGAAGTGGAGATGGAGGAACTAGTAAAGGGCTATGAATATGAGAAGGGCCAATATGTGGTGATCCGGGAAGAAGATTTTGAGAACCTGCCCGGAGAAAATACCCGCAGTATTAATATTGTGGATTTCGTGGATTTAACGGAAATTGATCCCCTTTATTTTGATAAGGGATACTATCTGGCGCCGGGAGACGGAGGACAGAGAGTTTACGAACTGCTGAAAAAATCCATGGAGGAAACCGGCAAGGTGGCCTTGGCCAAAGTAGTGATTCGTAATAAGGAGTCCCTGGCAGCATTGCGGGTGGCCGAAGGGGTTATTACCATGAGCACTATGTTTTACCCGGACGAAGTGAGGAAAACCACCGCCATTCCGGAATTGCACTACCAGGTCAGTATTCACGACAACGAGCTAAAAATGGCCATTGATTTGATCAATAATCTGGCGGCTCCCTTTCACCCGGAGAAATACACCGATGAATATCGTGAACAATTGATGCAGGTTATTCAGGCCAAGGTAGCCGGAGAAGGCGTTGAATTGCCGCCGGCCAAGGAATCGGAAAAAGTAGTTGATTTAATGTCCGCTCTCAAAGCCAGCATAGACCTAGCCAAACAGGAACGGGACGGCCAAAAGAAAAAGGGCCAAAGGACCAAGAAAAAGGCAGCCGGCATTTAG
- the ligD gene encoding non-homologous end-joining DNA ligase has translation MRQEKELPNLKPMLAVKAAPFDSDDYLYEIKWDGYRALAYLNQQTLLYSRNQLDLTKSFPDLQGLHLRVKQKPLILDGEIVVLKDGKPSFSALQSRGKLSDPLKIRRLCQQNPATFVVFDVLFSNGRNLMNLPLLQRKKFLEEMAEQGPDLIVSQYVLGSGCEFFRVVKAAGLEGMVAKRLDSPYLPGKRSGYWKKIRWVQSADLVICGWEKGEGQRLLGALILGVPEKGGWVYMGKVGTGFSREEEKRIITLLKPLEGHPPFSSLPDEDFRKTVWVCPELVCEVTFSEISPEGRLRHPSYKGLRKDKKAEECGHL, from the coding sequence ATGCGGCAGGAAAAAGAACTACCCAATTTAAAGCCCATGCTGGCGGTGAAGGCCGCTCCCTTTGACAGTGACGATTACTTGTATGAAATTAAGTGGGACGGCTATAGGGCATTGGCCTATCTAAATCAACAAACCCTTCTTTATTCCCGCAATCAACTGGATCTTACCAAAAGTTTTCCAGACCTGCAGGGACTGCATCTCAGGGTAAAGCAGAAACCCCTCATTTTAGACGGTGAAATTGTGGTATTAAAGGACGGAAAACCTTCCTTCAGCGCTCTACAATCCAGGGGCAAGCTCAGTGATCCTTTGAAGATACGCAGGCTTTGCCAACAAAATCCCGCTACTTTTGTGGTCTTTGATGTACTTTTTAGCAACGGGAGGAATTTAATGAACCTTCCCCTTCTCCAGAGGAAAAAATTTCTGGAGGAAATGGCGGAACAGGGACCGGATTTAATTGTCTCCCAGTATGTGCTGGGTTCCGGTTGTGAGTTCTTTAGGGTGGTTAAAGCCGCAGGTTTGGAAGGAATGGTAGCTAAAAGACTGGACAGCCCTTACTTACCGGGTAAAAGATCCGGCTACTGGAAAAAAATCCGTTGGGTTCAGTCCGCCGATCTGGTTATTTGTGGTTGGGAAAAGGGAGAAGGGCAGAGATTGTTGGGAGCACTGATTTTAGGCGTCCCGGAGAAGGGAGGCTGGGTATATATGGGGAAGGTAGGGACGGGTTTTAGTAGGGAAGAGGAGAAAAGAATCATTACTTTGTTAAAACCTTTGGAAGGACATCCCCCCTTTTCCAGCCTGCCGGATGAGGATTTTCGGAAAACCGTCTGGGTTTGTCCGGAATTAGTTTGCGAGGTTACCTTTAGTGAGATCAGCCCGGAGGGGCGGTTGAGGCACCCAAGTTACAAGGGGCTGCGCAAAGATAAAAAGGCGGAAGAATGCGGCCACCTATAA
- a CDS encoding sigma-54-dependent transcriptional regulator has translation MSNKILIIDDEEHMCWALEKGLRQEGYQVLTATRSKEGLEVIRNEVPSLVILDLKMPEMDGLEVLTAAKDLYPKLPVIMITAHGTIDTAIEAMKHGATDYITKPFDLDELKMVVKQALMVSHLQSEVTFLRLELNKKYGQIVGNSQAIQDVCALIEKVADSSATVLITGESGTGKEVTALSIHQSGSRRDKPFVPINCAALPESLLESELFGHEKGAFTGAVARKLGRFELANEGTLFLDEVTEMPLSMQVKLLRVLQERTFERVGGTGSIKVDVRVIAATNRDPVDCIKRGTFREDLYYRLNVLPIHLPPLRERVEDIPLLVLHFLNKFNPNREPQITPGAMGLLCAYEWPGNIRELQNVIERAVILSQGNEIKEHHLSKEIQKSDDPKKEASSKGLILNFPDEGISFEEVEKELLLKALEKSNGNQTKASNLLGITRSALLYRAQKYKIKL, from the coding sequence ATGAGCAATAAGATTTTAATTATTGATGATGAGGAGCATATGTGCTGGGCACTGGAAAAAGGCCTGCGTCAGGAAGGTTATCAAGTGCTGACAGCCACCCGGTCCAAGGAGGGGCTAGAAGTCATCCGCAATGAAGTTCCCTCTCTGGTAATCCTGGATTTAAAAATGCCGGAAATGGACGGTCTGGAGGTTTTAACCGCAGCCAAGGACCTCTATCCCAAGCTTCCGGTCATTATGATTACAGCCCACGGCACCATCGACACCGCCATTGAAGCCATGAAGCACGGGGCCACCGATTACATCACCAAGCCTTTCGACCTGGACGAGCTGAAAATGGTGGTGAAGCAGGCCTTAATGGTGAGCCATCTGCAAAGCGAAGTGACTTTTCTGCGTTTAGAACTGAATAAAAAATACGGCCAGATTGTCGGCAACAGCCAAGCCATTCAAGACGTATGCGCCTTGATTGAAAAGGTCGCGGACAGCAGCGCCACGGTCTTGATAACCGGCGAAAGCGGCACCGGCAAAGAAGTTACCGCTTTGTCCATTCACCAGTCCGGTTCCCGGCGGGATAAGCCTTTTGTGCCCATTAATTGCGCCGCCCTGCCTGAATCATTACTGGAAAGTGAGTTGTTTGGCCATGAAAAAGGTGCTTTTACCGGGGCGGTGGCCCGCAAACTGGGTCGCTTTGAGTTAGCCAATGAAGGAACTCTTTTTCTGGACGAGGTGACCGAGATGCCCCTGTCCATGCAAGTGAAACTCTTACGGGTTTTACAGGAGAGGACCTTTGAAAGGGTGGGCGGCACCGGGAGCATTAAAGTGGATGTCCGGGTCATTGCCGCCACCAACCGCGACCCGGTGGATTGCATCAAAAGGGGAACCTTTCGGGAGGATTTATATTATCGTTTAAATGTCCTGCCCATTCACCTTCCCCCCTTAAGGGAAAGGGTTGAAGATATTCCTTTGCTGGTACTGCATTTTTTAAATAAATTTAATCCCAACCGGGAACCGCAAATTACTCCCGGCGCCATGGGTCTGCTGTGTGCTTATGAGTGGCCCGGAAATATCCGCGAATTGCAAAATGTAATTGAACGGGCGGTCATCCTTTCCCAGGGCAATGAAATTAAAGAACATCATCTTTCCAAGGAAATTCAAAAAAGCGATGACCCGAAAAAAGAGGCTTCTTCTAAAGGACTGATCTTGAATTTTCCTGATGAGGGCATTTCTTTTGAAGAAGTTGAAAAGGAACTGCTGTTAAAGGCCTTGGAAAAAAGCAATGGCAATCAAACCAAAGCTTCCAATTTGCTGGGCATCACCCGTTCCGCACTCCTTTATAGAGCCCAAAAATATAAAATTAAACTTTAA
- a CDS encoding ATP-binding protein, giving the protein MLKILRNRSFATQITITISVIMLIPILVMIYDIFFVGTKDEMLLKTKEERLGTIVKATVNGLHDFLNEHPQKDTLLTSPAGVAMLSSAFEITAKPLAEANPGVRLGLYIPKTHDIFVHGFLHRYRPFSQEEIEARERRIFNEASSGLTAVSATKEPLSRITGSLGDQTFEYLIPVMNNDKLIAIAWADEQVHPVFAQSRQFSLVARYLTLFGLIFGLLAALYVIHNLAAEVSVIKKGLLGMEEDISQRLPSMPGEMGEVVQAINNMADHLKEKKRLEEELLRSERLVALGRLVTGIAHELRNPLGIVKATVQVMEGEYKALPGIREYTSVVCDQIDRGNKVIQELLDFGRPSKPIIHPTDLNSLLDSVLTFISPMLRQNKITLVKELSSGLPLAAIDADRIKQVFVNLMLNAIQAMPEGGKLTIKTYAENGTVQVDFMDTGKGIESKDLPRIFDPFYTTKDDGSGLGLSISHQIIHMHQGTIRVVQTSPNGTIFNVSLPKCTPGEGSVLYEQ; this is encoded by the coding sequence TTGCTAAAAATCTTACGAAATAGGTCCTTTGCTACCCAAATTACCATTACCATATCCGTCATTATGTTGATTCCCATCCTGGTCATGATCTACGACATTTTTTTCGTGGGCACCAAGGATGAAATGTTATTAAAGACCAAGGAAGAACGCCTGGGAACCATCGTCAAAGCCACGGTAAACGGTCTGCATGATTTTCTGAATGAGCATCCGCAAAAAGACACGCTCCTTACTTCCCCGGCGGGAGTGGCCATGCTCAGCAGCGCCTTTGAAATTACGGCTAAACCTTTGGCGGAGGCAAATCCTGGCGTTCGTCTGGGTCTCTATATTCCAAAAACCCATGATATTTTTGTTCATGGTTTTTTACACCGCTACCGTCCCTTTTCCCAGGAGGAAATTGAAGCCCGTGAAAGACGTATTTTTAACGAAGCTTCCTCCGGTTTAACGGCCGTATCCGCCACCAAAGAACCTTTATCCCGCATTACCGGTTCCTTGGGAGATCAAACCTTTGAATATCTCATCCCGGTTATGAACAATGATAAACTTATTGCTATCGCCTGGGCGGACGAACAAGTACACCCGGTCTTTGCCCAAAGCAGGCAATTCAGTTTAGTGGCCAGATACCTCACTTTGTTCGGGCTCATTTTTGGATTGCTGGCAGCCCTTTATGTGATCCATAATCTGGCTGCCGAGGTGAGTGTAATCAAAAAAGGGTTGCTGGGAATGGAAGAGGACATCTCTCAACGGCTGCCGTCCATGCCGGGAGAAATGGGGGAAGTGGTTCAGGCCATCAACAACATGGCGGATCATTTAAAGGAAAAGAAAAGACTGGAAGAAGAGCTGCTGCGTTCTGAACGTTTGGTGGCCTTAGGTCGTCTGGTAACCGGGATCGCCCATGAACTTCGCAATCCTTTAGGCATTGTCAAGGCCACCGTTCAGGTCATGGAGGGTGAATACAAGGCACTGCCGGGTATTCGGGAATACACCAGCGTGGTTTGCGATCAGATTGACCGGGGAAATAAAGTCATCCAGGAGTTACTGGATTTTGGACGTCCAAGTAAGCCGATCATCCATCCAACAGATCTCAACTCCTTGTTGGATTCGGTCCTTACTTTTATCTCCCCCATGCTCAGACAAAACAAAATTACGCTGGTCAAAGAGTTGTCTAGCGGACTGCCGCTGGCAGCCATTGATGCGGACCGGATCAAACAAGTTTTTGTAAATTTAATGTTAAATGCCATTCAGGCTATGCCCGAGGGAGGAAAATTAACCATAAAAACCTATGCTGAAAACGGTACGGTCCAGGTAGACTTTATGGATACCGGAAAGGGCATTGAGAGTAAGGATTTGCCGCGAATTTTCGATCCCTTTTATACCACCAAGGACGACGGATCCGGCCTGGGCTTGTCCATCAGCCATCAAATAATACACATGCACCAGGGCACCATTCGGGTTGTACAAACCTCTCCCAATGGAACCATCTTTAATGTAAGCCTGCCGAAATGCACCCCAGGGGAAGGAAGTGTTTTGTATGAGCAATAA
- a CDS encoding CBS domain-containing protein: MPGCMEKKVKDIMLPIQDYATVFLENTLRDAVFVLKNTFYAGCAEGSQAHRSVLVFNSKKKLVGTLGFKEVMHLLRLSKEMPKNRDELFISLCISQSGKKVKDVMAPIGSEFVNAEDSVLDAAHLLIHSGLDLIPVLEKGNVVGMIRSAEIFKEVSQLLEENTF; the protein is encoded by the coding sequence ATGCCGGGTTGTATGGAAAAGAAGGTTAAGGACATTATGCTCCCAATACAGGACTATGCCACGGTATTTTTAGAAAATACCCTGCGGGATGCCGTGTTTGTTCTTAAAAATACATTCTATGCCGGTTGTGCGGAAGGATCCCAGGCACACCGATCTGTTTTGGTATTTAACAGTAAAAAAAAACTTGTGGGAACTTTAGGCTTTAAAGAGGTTATGCATTTGCTGCGGTTATCCAAGGAAATGCCTAAAAACCGGGATGAACTTTTTATCTCTTTGTGTATCAGTCAATCGGGCAAAAAGGTTAAGGATGTTATGGCACCCATTGGGAGCGAATTTGTAAATGCTGAAGACAGTGTTTTGGATGCTGCTCATCTTTTAATCCATTCGGGCTTGGATTTAATACCGGTTTTGGAGAAAGGGAATGTCGTCGGTATGATCCGCTCGGCAGAGATATTTAAGGAAGTTAGTCAATTGCTTGAGGAAAACACCTTTTAA
- a CDS encoding WYL domain-containing protein, protein MEKKYFKKIKHNHSRNLKVVLRELRRCSEQGGASLEYLAQKCGVSTRQIYRYLNELQAMGFEILRSSNLPPGERGGYTVREPENAKNGPEFGLMSILVELNQYKNELQAAKVFIKEWLLRVWLSQLGIVLPLTQPIIFYDLNDAVHVSRQTMVFSDSAEELVEDVKLKVSPKVVTSVSRAFMPEMVSKQRYSDGSYIINLKTKRPAELSGLLVQWGHDVEILEPGWLQHRLIENCKAILFAHRQRKIAKTSLYSPEDKMLFSY, encoded by the coding sequence GTGGAAAAAAAGTATTTTAAGAAGATCAAACATAATCATTCCCGGAACTTAAAAGTGGTGTTGAGAGAGCTGCGTCGATGCAGCGAACAAGGGGGGGCGTCCCTGGAGTATTTGGCACAAAAATGCGGAGTCAGCACCCGGCAGATTTATCGCTATTTAAATGAATTACAGGCCATGGGTTTTGAAATATTGAGATCGTCGAACCTGCCTCCCGGGGAACGCGGCGGTTATACCGTAAGGGAACCGGAAAACGCTAAAAACGGGCCGGAGTTTGGTTTAATGTCGATTTTGGTTGAATTAAATCAATATAAAAATGAACTCCAGGCAGCCAAGGTGTTTATTAAAGAATGGCTTTTACGAGTCTGGTTAAGCCAGTTGGGGATTGTTCTTCCTTTAACACAGCCCATCATTTTTTATGATCTTAACGATGCCGTCCATGTGAGTCGGCAGACCATGGTATTTTCGGATTCAGCCGAGGAACTGGTAGAGGATGTGAAATTAAAGGTATCACCTAAAGTTGTAACCAGTGTATCCAGGGCGTTCATGCCCGAAATGGTTTCCAAACAAAGATATTCTGATGGAAGCTATATTATCAACTTAAAAACAAAACGTCCGGCGGAATTAAGCGGGTTGCTGGTGCAGTGGGGTCATGATGTGGAAATATTGGAACCCGGCTGGTTGCAGCACCGGTTAATTGAAAACTGCAAGGCCATTTTGTTTGCCCACCGGCAAAGGAAAATTGCCAAAACAAGTCTGTATTCTCCGGAAGATAAAATGCTATTTAGTTATTAA
- a CDS encoding SulP family inorganic anion transporter, protein MNILKFIPILDTLRHYNKSDFKFDLTAALTVAVVALPQTMAYAMIAGVHPAYGLYSGIVLTILASSFGSSNQLATGPTNAICLLIAAYMVPFVGQDNFFANLFLLTFMVGAIQFAMGVFRLGSLVNYVSHAVIVGFTAGAGIIIAMGQLNNLLGVKLPGGHLSSIDKVVICFQSLDKMNYTAFGIGLFTIAVIILCKKISKNIPGALLGVVFSVILVVALDLEKYGVKIVGEIPKAIPPLSMPNFSLSAVSDLSAGALVIAIIGLVEAVSISKAIASQTQQKINPNQEFIGQGIANMGGSFFSCIAGSGSFTRSAITFQNGGRTRLTGVLVGFIILIVLFFFAPYAKYIPNASLAGVIMVVAYSMIDKKAMVKVLKTNRNDAVVLLVTMLTTIFAPELEYAIYAGVALSLLLYLKDSGVASVRTLAPIQASDGRFVEREINGEKNTAEAQSISIIQLEGNLYFGSASDLEKKLSEAYNDSKVYLIRFKGGAIIDITALEVIESFINRAMGDGRRIILSGVTPKLHKMLDKMHIIHHVGEENIFMEDDEVFASSGKALDEASSFVRKISYNVQEKAVQI, encoded by the coding sequence ATGAATATCCTTAAATTTATACCTATTTTGGACACCTTGCGTCATTATAACAAAAGTGACTTTAAGTTTGATCTTACCGCCGCTTTAACCGTTGCGGTGGTGGCCCTGCCGCAAACCATGGCTTACGCCATGATTGCAGGAGTTCACCCGGCTTACGGGTTGTATTCGGGGATTGTGCTGACCATCCTGGCGTCCTCCTTTGGCAGTTCCAACCAGCTTGCCACCGGTCCCACCAACGCCATCTGTTTGTTAATTGCCGCTTACATGGTTCCTTTTGTGGGTCAGGACAACTTCTTTGCCAATTTGTTTTTACTGACCTTTATGGTGGGGGCAATTCAATTTGCCATGGGCGTATTTAGGCTGGGTTCCCTTGTGAATTATGTATCTCACGCAGTGATTGTGGGTTTTACAGCCGGAGCCGGTATCATCATTGCCATGGGACAGCTCAATAATTTGCTGGGCGTTAAACTTCCCGGCGGCCACCTTTCCAGCATTGATAAAGTGGTCATTTGTTTTCAGAGTCTGGACAAAATGAATTATACCGCCTTTGGTATAGGCCTCTTTACCATCGCAGTGATTATTTTATGCAAAAAGATTAGCAAAAATATTCCCGGGGCCTTGTTGGGAGTTGTTTTTTCGGTTATTTTAGTGGTAGCTCTTGATTTGGAAAAATATGGGGTGAAAATTGTAGGTGAAATACCCAAGGCCATCCCTCCCCTGAGCATGCCGAACTTTAGCCTCTCGGCGGTATCGGACTTATCTGCCGGGGCGCTGGTGATCGCCATTATCGGTCTGGTGGAGGCTGTTTCCATATCCAAGGCCATTGCTTCCCAGACCCAGCAAAAAATTAATCCCAATCAGGAGTTTATTGGTCAGGGTATAGCCAACATGGGCGGCTCCTTTTTTAGCTGTATCGCGGGCTCCGGTTCCTTTACCCGCTCCGCCATTACCTTTCAGAACGGCGGCAGAACCAGACTGACCGGAGTCCTGGTTGGATTCATTATCCTGATCGTATTATTCTTCTTTGCGCCCTATGCCAAGTATATTCCCAATGCCAGCCTGGCCGGCGTGATCATGGTGGTTGCCTATTCCATGATTGATAAGAAGGCCATGGTTAAGGTGCTGAAGACCAACCGAAATGACGCGGTTGTTTTATTGGTCACCATGCTTACCACCATCTTTGCCCCGGAACTGGAGTACGCCATCTATGCCGGCGTGGCCCTCTCCCTGCTGTTATACTTAAAGGACTCCGGGGTGGCCAGTGTTCGAACCCTGGCTCCTATACAAGCCAGTGATGGAAGATTTGTGGAGCGGGAAATTAATGGAGAGAAAAATACAGCGGAAGCCCAATCCATCTCGATTATCCAGTTGGAAGGAAATCTTTATTTTGGATCTGCCTCAGACCTGGAGAAAAAGCTGAGTGAGGCGTACAATGATTCCAAAGTATATCTTATTCGCTTCAAAGGAGGGGCGATCATCGATATTACCGCCCTGGAAGTGATCGAATCCTTTATCAACCGGGCCATGGGCGATGGGAGAAGAATCATCCTTTCAGGAGTTACCCCCAAGCTTCATAAAATGCTGGATAAGATGCATATTATTCATCATGTTGGTGAAGAAAACATTTTCATGGAGGACGACGAGGTCTTTGCATCCTCCGGTAAAGCCCTGGATGAAGCCAGCTCTTTTGTGAGAAAGATCAGTTATAATGTTCAGGAGAAAGCCGTTCAGATATAA
- a CDS encoding DUF2294 domain-containing protein, with the protein MQSVMEKKICDEFIKFQKNLVGRGPECTRVMICRDMVIIRSSGVLTKEEKHVCGTPKGRSLVKQLRLELRDTYINQIESLIKSITFCKVNSSHGDISIRTGEHIEVFILDQDLEKRLQTGGMSQR; encoded by the coding sequence ATGCAGTCCGTTATGGAGAAAAAGATTTGCGATGAATTTATAAAGTTTCAAAAAAATCTGGTTGGCCGGGGGCCCGAATGCACCAGAGTCATGATTTGTCGGGATATGGTCATCATCCGGTCTTCCGGGGTTTTGACCAAGGAAGAGAAACATGTTTGTGGAACCCCCAAGGGCAGATCCCTGGTAAAGCAGTTGCGCTTGGAACTGCGGGATACGTATATTAATCAAATTGAATCCCTGATCAAGAGCATTACCTTTTGTAAAGTTAACAGCAGCCACGGAGATATTTCCATTCGCACCGGGGAACACATTGAAGTTTTTATCCTGGACCAAGATCTGGAAAAGCGGCTGCAAACCGGCGGAATGAGTCAGCGGTAA
- the ligD gene encoding non-homologous end-joining DNA ligase, with translation MAAKGSTEVSINGRVLKLTNLDKQLWPEGLTKAHLVKYYTDIAPYLLPLIKDRPLVMKRYPHGIEGEYFYQKECPEYAPEWIHKEKISHSGKDVRYVICNDLPTLIWLINQGCIEIHGWLSKRGAIEYPDVAVIDLDPGKDVSFQGVMEVALVVKKTLDQLGLKGFPKTSGASGIHVFIPLEPGYTFREATKAMGWVAKLVTGAFPEKATIERVLTKRRPDKVYVDYLQNTRGKTMAWTYSLRPLPGAPVSTPLLWEEIEKFSIHPAQFTMDSIFHRIKIFGDIAAAMNLQRQTLDSIRPMVSF, from the coding sequence ATGGCCGCAAAAGGTTCCACCGAGGTTTCCATTAACGGAAGAGTGCTTAAGCTTACCAATCTGGATAAACAATTGTGGCCCGAGGGGTTGACCAAAGCGCATCTGGTAAAGTATTATACGGACATTGCGCCATACCTGTTGCCCCTAATTAAGGATCGTCCTCTGGTGATGAAAAGATATCCCCACGGCATCGAAGGGGAATATTTTTATCAAAAAGAATGTCCGGAATATGCGCCCGAATGGATCCACAAGGAAAAAATTTCCCATTCGGGGAAAGATGTCCGATACGTTATTTGCAATGACCTGCCGACATTGATCTGGCTGATCAACCAAGGGTGCATTGAGATTCATGGCTGGCTGTCCAAAAGAGGAGCCATTGAATATCCGGATGTGGCTGTCATTGATTTGGACCCTGGCAAGGATGTTTCTTTCCAGGGGGTTATGGAAGTGGCCCTGGTGGTTAAAAAAACCCTGGATCAGCTCGGTTTAAAAGGTTTTCCCAAAACCTCCGGCGCCAGCGGCATTCATGTTTTTATTCCCTTAGAACCAGGATATACTTTCCGGGAGGCAACCAAGGCCATGGGCTGGGTCGCCAAGCTGGTAACCGGAGCCTTTCCTGAAAAGGCCACCATTGAGAGGGTACTGACCAAAAGGAGACCGGATAAGGTTTATGTGGATTATTTACAAAATACCCGGGGCAAAACCATGGCCTGGACCTACAGTCTGCGGCCGCTGCCGGGCGCACCGGTTTCCACACCGTTGTTATGGGAGGAAATTGAAAAATTTTCAATTCATCCCGCCCAATTTACCATGGACTCCATTTTTCACCGTATAAAAATCTTTGGCGACATTGCTGCTGCCATGAATTTGCAGAGGCAAACCTTGGATTCTATAAGGCCAATGGTCTCATTTTAA
- the dprA gene encoding DNA-processing protein DprA, producing MTSRKWKECFHRGDFLNNRQFYICWQLLLPGYGRRIWEIIDFFGSPRQAWEASEKDLSQISFLGSQGAQRLIRQRENINYEHIIQHCENIGCSIVTMVDESYPPLLKAIYDPPPALFVRGRLPREKAAVAVVGSRRPTPYGLAASEAMAGELAMAGLVIVSGMARGIDSAAHRGALKVKGDTVAVLGCGPDIVYPRENGCLMKQIIDQGAVVTEFPPGSPPVGWHFPSRNRIISGLSAAVLVVEAAEKSGALITADLALEQGREVLAIPGNITSLQSSGTNTLIKEGARLVAGPLDVLEPLGLGELFIHPQPQDPPLAPEEKKVYTCLSYLPQSLEEIVAESHLKPQEAAAALTLLEVKGLIRIVQGKMYVRAGQPGLPMF from the coding sequence ATGACATCCCGAAAGTGGAAGGAATGTTTCCATCGGGGTGATTTTTTGAACAATCGCCAATTCTATATTTGCTGGCAATTATTACTGCCGGGCTATGGCCGGCGAATTTGGGAAATCATCGACTTTTTTGGCTCTCCCCGGCAAGCCTGGGAAGCTTCCGAAAAAGATTTATCCCAAATATCCTTTTTGGGCTCCCAAGGAGCCCAAAGGCTGATCAGACAAAGAGAAAATATAAATTATGAGCATATCATACAGCATTGTGAAAATATTGGCTGCAGCATCGTAACCATGGTGGATGAAAGTTATCCCCCGTTGCTAAAAGCCATTTATGATCCACCGCCGGCCCTGTTTGTCCGGGGCCGGCTTCCCCGGGAAAAGGCAGCCGTTGCCGTGGTGGGTTCCCGGCGGCCAACGCCCTATGGTCTGGCTGCTTCCGAAGCCATGGCCGGAGAACTGGCCATGGCCGGTTTGGTCATTGTCAGCGGCATGGCCAGAGGAATTGACAGTGCCGCTCACCGGGGAGCTCTTAAAGTGAAGGGAGATACGGTAGCCGTATTGGGTTGCGGTCCGGATATTGTATATCCCAGGGAAAATGGCTGTTTAATGAAGCAAATCATTGATCAGGGTGCGGTGGTCACCGAGTTTCCACCGGGAAGCCCTCCGGTGGGGTGGCATTTTCCCAGCCGCAACCGGATTATCAGCGGCTTAAGTGCCGCGGTGCTGGTGGTTGAGGCGGCGGAAAAAAGCGGCGCGTTGATTACCGCAGACCTGGCCTTGGAACAGGGAAGAGAGGTTTTGGCCATACCCGGGAATATTACCAGTTTGCAAAGTTCCGGCACCAATACATTAATTAAGGAAGGTGCCCGCTTGGTTGCCGGTCCGCTGGATGTTTTAGAGCCTTTGGGATTAGGGGAGCTTTTCATTCATCCCCAACCGCAAGATCCTCCTTTGGCTCCTGAGGAGAAAAAGGTGTATACTTGTCTTTCCTATCTGCCGCAATCCCTGGAAGAAATTGTTGCAGAAAGCCATTTAAAACCTCAAGAGGCTGCCGCAGCTCTAACCTTGCTGGAGGTAAAAGGGCTTATCCGGATTGTACAGGGTAAAATGTACGTCCGGGCCGGGCAACCCGGTTTGCCGATGTTCTAA